In Streptomyces longhuiensis, the following proteins share a genomic window:
- a CDS encoding ATP-grasp domain-containing protein: MADAPNGSTSRIALVTSRPGIEIDGDLPLLAKALSERGAEAATVFWDDPEVDWASFDLAVIRSTWDYSWRTAEFVAWAERCSTLTRLANPVDVVRWNTDKRYLGELAGRGVPVVPTRYFAPGDTPELPADRAYVIKPTTGAGARLAGRYRPEERDTALRQLARMHGDGLTAMVQPYVTDIDVTGERAVVFCGGRLLHAIRKGAVLAEGVAYDAHKTPHPALEPWEPTTAELDVAERALAAVPGAPELLYARVDLVDGNDGKPCVMELELVEPNLFLGTVHPGSLPVVADAIIEVATGVSR; the protein is encoded by the coding sequence GTGGCAGACGCCCCCAACGGCAGCACGAGCCGGATCGCTCTGGTCACCAGCCGGCCCGGCATCGAGATCGACGGGGACCTGCCGCTGCTCGCGAAGGCGCTGAGTGAGCGGGGCGCCGAGGCCGCGACCGTGTTCTGGGACGACCCCGAGGTCGACTGGGCCTCGTTCGACCTCGCCGTCATCCGCTCCACCTGGGACTACAGCTGGCGCACCGCCGAGTTCGTCGCGTGGGCCGAGCGGTGCTCGACGCTCACCCGGCTCGCCAACCCGGTGGACGTCGTGCGCTGGAACACCGACAAGCGGTACCTGGGCGAACTGGCCGGACGCGGCGTGCCCGTCGTCCCGACCCGCTACTTCGCGCCGGGCGACACTCCCGAGCTGCCCGCCGACCGCGCGTACGTGATCAAGCCGACCACGGGCGCGGGCGCCCGGCTGGCGGGCCGCTACCGGCCCGAGGAGCGCGACACCGCCCTGCGCCAGCTCGCCCGCATGCACGGCGACGGCCTCACCGCGATGGTGCAGCCCTACGTCACGGACATCGACGTCACCGGCGAGCGCGCCGTCGTCTTCTGCGGCGGACGCCTCCTGCACGCCATACGCAAGGGCGCCGTCCTCGCCGAGGGTGTGGCCTACGACGCGCACAAGACGCCCCACCCGGCGCTGGAGCCCTGGGAGCCCACGACCGCCGAACTCGACGTGGCGGAGCGGGCGCTGGCCGCCGTGCCGGGCGCCCCCGAACTGCTCTACGCGCGCGTCGACCTGGTCGACGGTAACGACGGGAAGCCGTGCGTCATGGAGCTGGAGCTCGTCGAACCCAACCTGTTCCTCGGCACGGTCCACCCCGGCTCCCTGCCGGTCGTCGCCGACGCGATCATCGAGGTGGCCACCGGCGTCAGCCGGTGA
- a CDS encoding acyl-CoA synthetase — protein MSLLFPALAHDPDRPALRFGDRSLTYGELASAAGALAARLDGARRAAVWATPTLETAVGVVAALLAGVPAVPLNPKSGSGELAHIVADSAPDVVLAAPGTELPDALGDLTFVGTDVDTTAASGPAREWPEPDASAPAFVVYTSGTTGPPKGAVLPRRAVTSTLDALQDAWEWTGDDVLVHGLPLFHVHGLILGILGPLRRGGSVRHLGRFSTEGVARELGSGATMLFGVPTMYHRIAEALPVEPELVKALSGARLLVSGSAALPVHDHERIAAATGRRVIERYGMTETLMNTSVRADGEARAGTVGVPLPGVSVRLVEEDGVTEIPAGDPEAVGEIQVRGPNLFTEYLNRPDATAGAFAEGGWFRTGDMAVRDPDGYVRIVGRKATDLIKSGGYKIGAGEIENALLEHPGVSEAAVTGEPDDDLGERIVAWIVPADAEHPPAADELASHVADRLAPHKRPRVVRCLESLPRNDMGKIMKRALPRG, from the coding sequence GTGTCCCTGCTCTTCCCCGCCCTGGCCCACGACCCCGACCGCCCCGCCCTGCGCTTCGGCGACCGCTCCCTCACCTACGGGGAGCTGGCCTCGGCGGCCGGAGCCCTGGCCGCGCGCCTCGACGGCGCGCGCCGGGCCGCCGTGTGGGCGACACCCACCCTGGAGACCGCCGTCGGCGTCGTCGCGGCGCTGCTCGCGGGCGTGCCCGCCGTGCCGCTCAACCCGAAGTCCGGCAGCGGCGAGCTGGCGCACATCGTGGCCGACAGCGCCCCGGACGTCGTGCTCGCCGCGCCGGGGACCGAACTCCCGGACGCGCTCGGCGACTTGACGTTCGTCGGCACGGACGTCGACACGACTGCCGCGTCGGGCCCGGCCCGCGAGTGGCCCGAGCCGGACGCGTCGGCGCCCGCGTTCGTCGTCTACACCTCCGGCACGACGGGCCCGCCCAAGGGCGCCGTCCTTCCGCGCCGCGCGGTCACCTCGACCCTGGACGCGCTCCAGGACGCGTGGGAGTGGACCGGCGACGACGTCCTGGTGCACGGCCTGCCGCTGTTCCACGTGCACGGCCTGATCCTGGGCATCCTCGGCCCGCTGCGCCGCGGCGGATCGGTGCGCCACCTGGGCCGGTTCAGCACGGAGGGCGTGGCGCGCGAGCTGGGCAGTGGGGCGACCATGCTGTTCGGGGTGCCGACGATGTACCACCGCATCGCCGAGGCCCTGCCCGTCGAGCCGGAGCTGGTGAAGGCCCTGTCGGGGGCGCGGCTCCTGGTGTCCGGTTCCGCGGCGCTGCCCGTGCACGACCACGAGCGGATCGCCGCAGCGACGGGCCGCCGCGTCATCGAGCGGTACGGGATGACGGAGACCCTGATGAACACGAGCGTGCGGGCGGACGGCGAGGCGCGTGCGGGCACGGTCGGCGTGCCGCTGCCGGGCGTCTCGGTGCGGCTCGTGGAGGAGGACGGCGTCACGGAGATCCCGGCCGGAGACCCGGAGGCGGTCGGCGAGATCCAGGTCAGGGGCCCGAACCTCTTCACCGAGTACCTGAACCGGCCCGACGCGACGGCCGGCGCGTTCGCCGAGGGCGGCTGGTTCCGCACCGGCGACATGGCGGTCCGCGACCCGGACGGCTATGTCCGCATCGTGGGCCGCAAGGCCACCGACCTCATCAAGAGCGGCGGCTACAAGATCGGCGCGGGCGAGATCGAGAACGCGCTCCTGGAGCACCCCGGGGTGAGCGAGGCCGCCGTCACCGGCGAGCCCGACGACGACCTCGGCGAGCGCATCGTGGCCTGGATCGTCCCGGCCGACGCCGAACATCCCCCGGCAGCGGACGAGTTGGCCTCCCACGTCGCCGACCGCCTCGCCCCGCACAAGCGCCCGCGCGTGGTGCGCTGCCTGGAGTCGCTGCCCCGCAACGACATGGGCAAGATCATGAAGCGGGCGCTCCCCCGTGGCTGA
- a CDS encoding FadR/GntR family transcriptional regulator encodes MTDALRPMTARPRLYEQVLDRLRAYVAEGGLRAGDRLPPERDLAARLGVSRASVKQAIVVLEVQGLVEARHGGGTYLMRDSLDAEPVEHMVERRRRLPDVLEAREALETKLAELAAERRTDEDLAALHTALDRMAADIEEGGHGVEGDRLFHAAVTAAAHSALLAEFMRSIADQVTESRTESLRQPRRPARSLAQHRAILEAIETGRPAQAAAAMRRHVRTVAKVRLLDWDPDEGE; translated from the coding sequence ATGACCGACGCACTGCGGCCGATGACGGCCAGGCCGCGCCTGTACGAGCAGGTCCTCGACCGGCTGCGCGCCTACGTCGCCGAGGGCGGCCTGCGCGCCGGTGACCGCCTCCCGCCCGAGCGCGACCTGGCCGCTCGCCTGGGCGTGAGCCGCGCCTCCGTGAAGCAGGCCATCGTCGTCCTGGAGGTCCAGGGTCTGGTGGAGGCCCGGCACGGCGGCGGCACGTACCTCATGCGCGACAGCCTCGACGCGGAGCCCGTCGAGCACATGGTGGAGCGCAGGCGCCGGCTGCCCGACGTCCTGGAGGCCCGAGAGGCCCTGGAGACCAAGCTCGCCGAGCTGGCCGCCGAACGCCGCACCGACGAGGACCTCGCCGCCCTGCACACGGCGCTCGACCGCATGGCCGCCGACATCGAGGAGGGCGGCCACGGCGTCGAGGGCGACCGCCTCTTCCACGCGGCCGTCACCGCGGCCGCCCACAGCGCGCTTCTCGCCGAGTTCATGCGGTCCATCGCCGACCAGGTCACCGAGTCCCGCACCGAGTCCCTGCGCCAGCCGCGCCGCCCCGCCCGCTCCCTCGCCCAGCACCGGGCGATCCTCGAAGCGATCGAGACGGGCCGCCCCGCACAGGCCGCGGCGGCGATGCGCCGCCATGTGCGGACCGTGGCGAAGGTGCGGCTCCTGGACTGGGACCCGGACGAGGGTGAGTAG
- a CDS encoding Trm112 family protein, with amino-acid sequence MKPDDPLLRILACPLDKGPLHLLPPEEDALLPGEALYNPRLRRRYPIVDGIPQLLPSSGEQVPEDEHERLLDRMSP; translated from the coding sequence GTGAAGCCCGATGACCCGCTGCTGAGGATCCTGGCCTGCCCGCTCGACAAGGGCCCGCTGCACCTCCTGCCGCCCGAGGAGGACGCCCTCCTGCCGGGCGAGGCGCTCTACAACCCCCGGCTGCGGCGCCGCTACCCGATCGTCGACGGCATCCCCCAGCTCCTGCCCTCGTCGGGCGAGCAGGTCCCGGAGGACGAGCACGAGCGGCTGCTCGATCGGATGTCGCCCTGA